The nucleotide window TACGGCGATCCGGATCGAGAATCACTGGCGCGCCGGTGCGACGTGCAATCAGTACCGGCTCATCGCCCACCTCAAGAGCCGCGCTTTCTGCCGTTACCGTAACCGGGTACTGACCCGCCTTGCCACCGTAACCGCGGGATACCACCGCCACCTTCAGGCCGCGCTTCTGTGCGGCTTGCACCAGAGCGATGACCAGGGGCGTCTTGCCAGTACCGCCCACCGTAATATTGCCGACTACCAGCACCGGCACCGGAGGCTTCGGCCGCGACCGGTTAAAGTGATTGAGGCGACGACTCGCCTCCAATGACACCAGCATGGAGAGGGGCCGCAACGGCAAGAGCCAGGGGCTACCCTTGTACCAGCCCCGTTGAATCCAGTCGCTAACCTTGCTCATGGGCTTGTCTGCCTCTACTGCCATGTTCGCCTGAATCGATCACTCTTCGGCAAAATCCATTCGATAGAGCTGGGTGTAGATGCCGTTTTGGGCCAATAGCTCTTCGTGGGTACCCTGCTCCATCAGCTGCCCCTGATCGAGCACCAGAATCCGGTCCGCTTTTTCGATGGTGGACAAGCGGTGCGCAATCACCAGCGTTGTCCGCCCCGCCATCACCCGCTCCAGCGCCTGCTGAATGTGATGCTCAGACTCAGTGTCCAGCGCACTGGTGGCCTCATCCAGGATCAGCAGTGGCGAATCCTTCAGCAAGGCACGGGCGATCGCGATACGCTGACGCTGACCACCGGACAACTGAACACCATCCTGGCCAAGCCGGGTATCCAGTCCGTGTTCCAGTTGCTCGATGAACCGCCAGGCATGAGCATCGCGAGCGGCAGCCTCAATGGTGGCATCGTCCGCAGTGCGCAGCTCACCGTAGGCGATGTTATTGCGCACGGTATCGTTGAACAGCACCACACGCTGGCTGACCATGGCAATCTGGTGGCGCAGTTCAGTCAGGCTGTACTCCGTCAGGGGAACACCATCAAGAAGAATGCGGCCCTGATCGGGATCGAAGAAGCGCGGCAGCATGGCACTGATCGTGCTCTTGCCTGCACCCGAGCGCCCCACCAAGGCCACTGTTTCACCGGCCTTGATCGAGAATGACAGGTTGCGTAGCACCGGAGATTCCGGTTCATACCCGAAGGTCACACCGGCAAACTCCACATCCCCGCGCACTCGCTGGGCCGGAACATAGCTGCCGGTATCCACTTCTTCAGGCGTATCGAGCAGCTCGAACAGGCTTGAGGCACCGGTAACGCCACGCTGTACCTTCACATTCACATCAGTAAGCTGCTTGAGTGGCTTCTGGATCATGCCGGCAGCCGCAATATAGGAAAGGAAACCACCCACCGTCAGGTCTTCGCCCATCAGATGAATGTACAGATAGGTGATCGCGCCAATCCCCACCGCCACAAACAACTGCACGATAACTGTGCTGGCAATCTTGCTGGCATTGAGCTTCACGTTCTGTTTGGCAAAGCTGCGACTGACCGTGTGGAAGCGGCTAGCCTCCTGGTGCTGGCCACCAAAGATCTTCACCTCACCACTCCCCTCAATGGCCTCGCCCAGAAAGTGTGTAATGTTCGACATGGAGGACTGGATGCGGCGGCTGATCTTGCGGAAGCGCTTGCTGGTGATATTCACCACCAGCGCAATTAGCGGGGCCACAGCCACCAGAATCAGGGTCAGTTTCCAGTTTTGCCAGAGCAGGAAACTGAAAAGCCCGATGACAGTGAGCCCCTCGCGCACGATCACAATAATCGCGTCCGTGCCCGCGCTGGTCACCTGCTGCGCATCGAAGATGATCTTGGACATGATCCGACCTGACGCATTGCGATGATATTCCGACTGCGGCAGCTTCAGGACATGGCCAAACACATCATTGCGCAGCACATACACCAGCTGCTGCGCGACCCAGTTCATACTGTAGCTGCCCATGAACTGGCCCAGCCCCTGGAAGAACACCAGCACCAGTGGCGCAATGGCCACTACCATGACCCGGAAATCCGTTGGGTTGACGATGGTATCACCGAGGTAACCGGCAAGTTGTGCCCCCCCGGCCTGGGTAGCCGCATACAGGGCGTAGCCCAGCACACTGATCACAAGCATTAACCAGTAAGGGCGGACGTAGGACAACAACCGTTTGTAGGTTGGCCAGACGTCATCGTTGGATTGACTCATTGTGCCTCGTTGGGGGATTCGCGGGTGGTGAGCGACAGCTTAACAAAACCCAGCTGCCCCGCCACATCATAGACGCGGACAACGGACTGGTAAGCCACGTTGGCATCCGCATAGATTTGCAACGGCAAGTCTGCCTTTTCCTGCCCTAGCGCCATCAAGGCGGTACGCAGGGTCTTGCTGTCTGACGCCGCCAGCTTCTCCCCGTTAACCAGGTAATCGCCGGTGGACGTTACCGTGACTGTCACCTGATCCGCTGACTGGGCCAGAGCCGCCCCATCGGCTTCCGGCAAAGTGATGGACAGCTGCGTCTTGTCATTAAAGGTGGTGGACACCATGAAAAAGATCAGCAGCAGGAACACCACATCAATCAGAGGCGTCAGATTGACGCTGATCTCCTCCTGACTGGGCCGCGGGAACTTCACGCCTGCTCTCCCGGCTCGGCTTCACGATCACCATGCACCAGATCGACGACGTGTACCGCGCTCTGCTCCAGCTCCACCGTGATTTCTTCCACACGGCGCACGAAGAAACGATGAAAGAAGATGGCCGGGATCGCCACTACCAGGCCCGCCGCCGTGGTCAACAGCGCCTGGGAAATCCCTCCCGCCAGTTGAGCCGCATCACCGGTACCGTGAATCATGATCGCGGCAAACACATCAATCATGCCCACCACCGTTCCCAGCAGACCCAGCAATGGTGTGATCGCAGCAATCGACCCCAGGGTACTGAGGAATTTTTCCAGCTCATGAATCACACCGGTGGCGGACTCCTGAATGCTTTCCTTCATGATCTCACGACCATGTTTGGCGTTGGCCAGGCCCGTGGCCAGAATTCGCCCCAGCGGAGAACTGTCACGCAGCTTGATCAGGTTGCCGCTGTTCAACAAACCTCGCTTGAGCAGTGTCTGGACTTGCGGAACCGTATCCGCCGGTGCCAGCTTGCTGGGACGCAATGTCCAGAAACGTTCCACCACGATGGCCAGCGCCACCACTGAACAGATCAGGATCGGGAACATCATCCAGCCCCCGGACTGCAAAAGATCCTGCACCTTGACTCTCCCCTTACTCACTACGCTGCCCGTTTGGGCACAGTCGGGTTACCAGAAACGCCAACCGGCCGGTTGTTGCCAGGGCCGGGCATGCTGTTGGCGCCATTTTGTTATAAGCGGGACATTATCGTGGCCGTCCCCGCGAAACACAATCATGCCGTCCTCGTCTGTACGCAGAACTGTGACGCCCGACGACGCCAACCGGGACAAAACAGCCCGATGCGGGTGGCCGAAATAGTGTTGATACCCCGCACTGGCCAGCGCCCAGTCCGGCCTCACCTCCCGCAACAGTGCCGCCGAAGTACTGGATTGACTCCCATGATGCGCCAACACCAGCAGATCCACTTCGGGCCATTGTCCAAGCATGCGATATTCCACATCCCGGCTGATATCACCCGGCAACAACAGGCGCCAGTCCTTACCCTCCACCAACACCACACAGCTGGCATCATTTCCTGCGGGGCGGTCTTCAGGCGGCCATAATACAGAGAAACGAACACCGTCCCAGTTCCACGCATCACCGGCGACACAGGCTGCACTACCTGGCACCCGGTCCGGCTCACCGCTGAGTCGCGGAATCGATCCGGCAAAATCCCGGTTGCCGCCGGCGTGATCATTGTCGCCATGACTGATCACCATACGATCCGGGACCACCCCGTTTCTTGAGAGCCAGGGCAGGATTATCGAGCGCGCCATACTCCCTTCCGACCAGGAAGCCCCGGTGTCATACAGCAGCAGGTGATCCCGTGTCCGTACCGCCAATGCCAGCCCCTGCCCCACATCAAACGCCGTCAGCTCCCACTGGCCTTCCTCCAATGGCGCAAGAGACTGCGTCAGCCAGGGTAACAGCCAGAAAGGCAGCAATCGCTTTGGAAATGGCACCGCGGGCAGCAGCCAAAGGAACAGCCCCGCCATCAGGCAAAGCGCACTGGTCACCGTCGGCAAGGGGAGATTGGCCCCCATCGGGGCGGACAGCTCTGCCAGCCAACGCATGATCAGCACCGACAGCTCGACCGCCGCTCCCGCCCCTTCCAACAGCCCGTCCAGGCCAGAGAGGACACCTAACAACGTCAGCGGAATAATCAGTAATGAATAAAGCGGGATCAGCACCAGGTTGGCCACCGGCGCCAGCAATGACCACTGGGAGAACAATGCTGCCGACAACAGCATGATCTGGACCGGCAGCAACAACATGAGACGGCGCCCACTGTGCCCCATCATCAATGCAGCAATCACCGCCACGGCAGCAAAAGACAACCACAGGCTTTGCGACAGGGCAGACAAGGGCTGGGTCAGCAAGACCGCCAGTAACGCCCAGCCAAGGCTGTTCCATACACTCACCTCACGTCTGCGCAAACTGGCCACGGCCAAAACCAACAGCATGACCAAAGCTCGTTGCGTTGGCAGACTGAAGCCCGCCAGGGCGCTGTAACCTGCGGCAACGAACAGCGCAGGTAACCAGGCCAACTGCTGCTGGGTGAAGCGGCGGGTAAAAGGCCAGAGCCACTGGCACAAAGGCACCAACAGGAGC belongs to Alcanivorax sediminis and includes:
- the msbA gene encoding lipid A export permease/ATP-binding protein MsbA, whose amino-acid sequence is MSQSNDDVWPTYKRLLSYVRPYWLMLVISVLGYALYAATQAGGAQLAGYLGDTIVNPTDFRVMVVAIAPLVLVFFQGLGQFMGSYSMNWVAQQLVYVLRNDVFGHVLKLPQSEYHRNASGRIMSKIIFDAQQVTSAGTDAIIVIVREGLTVIGLFSFLLWQNWKLTLILVAVAPLIALVVNITSKRFRKISRRIQSSMSNITHFLGEAIEGSGEVKIFGGQHQEASRFHTVSRSFAKQNVKLNASKIASTVIVQLFVAVGIGAITYLYIHLMGEDLTVGGFLSYIAAAGMIQKPLKQLTDVNVKVQRGVTGASSLFELLDTPEEVDTGSYVPAQRVRGDVEFAGVTFGYEPESPVLRNLSFSIKAGETVALVGRSGAGKSTISAMLPRFFDPDQGRILLDGVPLTEYSLTELRHQIAMVSQRVVLFNDTVRNNIAYGELRTADDATIEAAARDAHAWRFIEQLEHGLDTRLGQDGVQLSGGQRQRIAIARALLKDSPLLILDEATSALDTESEHHIQQALERVMAGRTTLVIAHRLSTIEKADRILVLDQGQLMEQGTHEELLAQNGIYTQLYRMDFAEE
- a CDS encoding ExbD/TolR family protein, translating into MKFPRPSQEEISVNLTPLIDVVFLLLIFFMVSTTFNDKTQLSITLPEADGAALAQSADQVTVTVTSTGDYLVNGEKLAASDSKTLRTALMALGQEKADLPLQIYADANVAYQSVVRVYDVAGQLGFVKLSLTTRESPNEAQ
- a CDS encoding MotA/TolQ/ExbB proton channel family protein, translated to MQDLLQSGGWMMFPILICSVVALAIVVERFWTLRPSKLAPADTVPQVQTLLKRGLLNSGNLIKLRDSSPLGRILATGLANAKHGREIMKESIQESATGVIHELEKFLSTLGSIAAITPLLGLLGTVVGMIDVFAAIMIHGTGDAAQLAGGISQALLTTAAGLVVAIPAIFFHRFFVRRVEEITVELEQSAVHVVDLVHGDREAEPGEQA
- a CDS encoding DNA internalization-related competence protein ComEC/Rec2; the protein is MQRWGMALAIMAGCWWGVLWPVLVCLLLALAAGRGRASAWLWMPVACLYGVWQMQTGLAQRLPDDLQGKSLTFTGQVISVPENQARIRFGRRQQEQHFTFETDDHPDWPGSHRIRVSSYDPPRAVNGGERLQVQLKLKAGRGLYNATGLDLARHDLAQGVAARATLKGVELLEPGAGLSHWRQRFAGAVQDAVASSPIAKGVLPALVVGDRSGLDNRLLADFQATGAAHLLAISGLHVAIVAGAIWWLGRLLLVPLCQWLWPFTRRFTQQQLAWLPALFVAAGYSALAGFSLPTQRALVMLLVLAVASLRRREVSVWNSLGWALLAVLLTQPLSALSQSLWLSFAAVAVIAALMMGHSGRRLMLLLPVQIMLLSAALFSQWSLLAPVANLVLIPLYSLLIIPLTLLGVLSGLDGLLEGAGAAVELSVLIMRWLAELSAPMGANLPLPTVTSALCLMAGLFLWLLPAVPFPKRLLPFWLLPWLTQSLAPLEEGQWELTAFDVGQGLALAVRTRDHLLLYDTGASWSEGSMARSIILPWLSRNGVVPDRMVISHGDNDHAGGNRDFAGSIPRLSGEPDRVPGSAACVAGDAWNWDGVRFSVLWPPEDRPAGNDASCVVLVEGKDWRLLLPGDISRDVEYRMLGQWPEVDLLVLAHHGSQSSTSAALLREVRPDWALASAGYQHYFGHPHRAVLSRLASSGVTVLRTDEDGMIVFRGDGHDNVPLITKWRQQHARPWQQPAGWRFW